The genomic window TCTGGAGGTTGGGCAGGCCATCGAGGAACAGGATCCGCTTGGTCAGGCGGTCCGCGTGCTTCATCTCGTCGATGGATTCCTTGTATTCATAGTCGCCCAGCCGATCGAGGCCCCAGTTCTGCAGCATCCGGGCATGAAGGAAATACTGGTTGATGGCAGTCAGCTCGTTCTTGAGGATCTTGTTCAGGTGCTTGATGACCTCGGGATCGCCCTTCATCTTCAACTCCTTCCGACGAATCTGCCATCATGGCTGAAAAAACACGGGAATATACGCAGCCACTCTAACACCAAAAGGATCGTGAAGGAGAGTGGAAATCAGGGCGCGCCAAAAGGCCAGGCCGCCGGCAGGGGCGGCTGGTTCATGCTCGGCGGGTGGCCCGGCGCGGTTCTATTCCGCCGGCCAGGTGGGCTGGCCCACCTTGTGCTCTTCCGTGATGACCGAGCGTGCGAAGCTGGCGCACTGGCCGCATTCGAAGCGGCATCCGAGATGGGCATAGACCGCGTTGGGCCGCTGCTCGCCAGACGTGCGCGCGGCGGCGCGGACATCCGCTTCTCGTAATCCATTGCAAATGCAAACGTACATGCGCCGAACCCGAAAGCCAGTTTTACGGTGGCTTTTGGGTAACTGATTATGCGAATGAGTGTCAACAACGTCTTCGATGATTTGCGGCGAACCGTGCGGGCACGCCTCGTCGCAGGCAGGGTTCCGCGCCGTCAGCGGCCGATCGCCCGCGCAATACGGCCTTGAGGCCGAACGCGTTCTTCTTGCCCATCGCCGGGGGATGGCGGATAAACCAACCAGTGTCGTTAAGGGGGCAAACCATGCGTCTTCTGGTCACCAGCCTTGCAGCCATGCTCGTCGCCATGCCGGCGTGCGCCGATTCCCTGCGGAATGCGGTCTTGGCCGACCTGCCCTATGTGCAAAGTCTCTACATCGAGCTGCACAAGGCGCCGGAGCTGTCGTTTCACGAAACCCGCTCGTCGGCGCGCATGGCCGAGGAGTTGAAGAAGGCCGGCTTTACCGAGGTGACGACGGGCGTGGGCGGCCATGGCGTCGTTGGCGTGCTCCGCAACGGCGAGGGGCCGACGCTCCTGATCCGCGCCGATATGGACGCGTTGCCGGTCAAGGAACAGACCGGCCTGCCCTATGCCTCCACGGTGACGACGAAGGATGACTCGGGCGCGCAAGTGCCGGTGATGCACGCCTGCGGCCATGATATCCACATGAGCGCCTGGGTAGGCGCGGCCCGCCGCCTTGCCGCCCTCAAGGACCAGTGGAAGGGCACGCTGGTGATGGTCGCCCAGCCCGCGGAGGAGCGCGGCGGCGGCGCCAAGGCCATGCTGGACGACGGGCTTTACGCGCGCTTTCCCAAGCCGGACCACGTGATCGCCCTGCATGTGAACGCCGGGCTGCCGGCCGGGTCGGTGGGCGTTCATTCGGGCTTCGCCATGGCCAATGTGGACTCGGTCGACGTGACGGTGCGCGGCATCGGCGGCCACGGGGCTTACCCGCAGACGACGCGCGACCCGGTGGTGCTGGCGGCGCACATCGTCACGGCGCTGCAAACGCTGGTCAGCCGCAACACCGACCCGTCCGAGCCAGCGGTGGTGACGGTCGGCTCCATTCACGGCGGCACCAAGCACAACATCATTCCCGATACGGTGAAGCTGCAGCTGACCGTGCGCTCCTACACCGACGAGGTGCGCGAGAATCTGCTCTCCGGCATCAAGCGGGTTGCCGAAGGGGAGGCGATCGCCTTTGGCCTGCCGCAGGACCTGCTGCCGGTGGTCGAGGTGAAGGATGAATACACCCCGGCCGTCTTCAACACCGAGGCGCAGAGCGCCCGGCTGGCCGGCGTGTTCAAGGCTCGCTTCGGCGAAAATCGGGTGGTGGAGACCCAGCCGGTTATGGGCGGCGAGGATTTTGCCCGCTATTACCGGGCCGATCGCTCGTTGGAGAGCACGCTGTTCTGGCTGGGCGCCGTAAAGCGCGCCACCTGGGAAGAGGCGCAGAAATCCGGCAAGCCCTTGCCGTCCCTGCATTCGCCGTTCTTCGCGCCCGATCCGCAGCCGACCCTTGCCACGGGTATCGAGGCGATGACGGCGGCGGCCCTTTCGGTCCTCGGCCGGTAAGGGCAGGCGCGCAAGCCGCGCAATCATGGACGGCGGATCTGCCGGTTAGTCCAATGAAAAGAGTCGGGACTCTTTACAGTTCCGATACGATTACTGGTGTCTGAATCGCTGGTGTCGGCGGAAATCCGCCACTGGCATAGCTATTGCTTAGCTTACCCAGCAATAGCGAATCGCGCCCGGGAGGGACGAGGAGGGACGACATGTCGTCAGGATGGACCAAGCTGGCCGGTACGGCCGTGTTTGCAGCGTGCGCTTACCTGTTGGCGGCGCCGGAAGCCGGCGCCGTTGCGTACCGTTGCATTTCCGGTAGCGGCGGCACGGGCAGCGCGGCGCTTGATCTGGTCCACGATGGCTGCGTTGCTTCCAAGGGGGGACCCCTTCGGCGTCTACAGCCCGCCGGGCGGCGACAGCGAGCAGGCTGTCGAGGAGGCGATCCAGAGGGCAACCAACGAGGCCGTGGACATTTCCCTGTTCGGCAAGTGGGAAGGGGATAGCAGCCTCATCGACATCACGCCGATCAAGGTCAAGGGCGACGGGGGCATCCTGACCGGCGAATGGCAGGTGCTGTCCGATGATGTCTTCGTGAAGTACATCACCGTCAAGGCCGGCACCTCCTACGTCCTTTACGAGCTGGACGGAATCGGCGCCCAATCCGGCACCTTCTCGACTGCGGCCCTCAAGAACAAGGGCGTCTCGCACATCAGCTTCTGGCTGTCCTCCCGAGAGGTGGAAGTGCCTGAGCCCGCCTCGATCGGCCTGCTGGGCGGCGGGCTGCTCGCTCTTGGCGCCCTGGCGCGCCGCAAGCGGGCCTAACGGTAACGCCAGCGTCGGCCTCCCTGGCAGGAACGACTCTGGGCGGCGGTCTCGAAAGGGGCCGCCGCTTTGCGTTTCAGAAAGAGACCGGCGGCTGATTCGCGCCGGCGGATCAATCGTCCCGTCTGTTGCGTTGAACCGAGGGAATGGCCTTGCAATGTGATATTGAAAGTAATTCGCAATTTCACTATATGTGAGATGTCATTCCCCTTGTGACATGTGGAGTTCCGTATGAAACGCGACCTTGCCAAGACCCTGAGCTTTCTCATGCTGCATTTCATGGTTGGCTTCTCGGTCGCCTATGCCTTTACCGGACAGATCGGCGTCTCCAGCGCCATCGCTCTTGTGGAGCCGATGGCCAACGCGGTCGTGTTCTTCTTCCACGAGCGCGCCTGGCGGCGTGCGGGCGTGCGGGCCGATTCCCGGTCCGACTCGGGAGGCACGCTGGCTTTCCACTGCTGAGCCGGGCCGCAAGGCGGCGGCGCTGTCAGGGGAAGCAGCGCCAGGCCGGGGCACGGAAAGGCGAAAACCGGGCAGGCGGCCCTGCATTTGGGCGCGAAGCGCCCGTTATTCCGTCGTTTCCGCTTCTTTTTCTTCTTCCGTTTCCTCGGGGCGCGCAAAGGGGCTGGAGGATTCAAGCGCCTTGAGGGCGGCGATCTTCGTCAGCTCCGCCGCGCGCAGAATCGCCTTCTCGACGCGGGGGTAGGTGCCGCACCGGCACAGGTTGGTCATCTGGCGGGCGATGTCTTCCCGTGTCGGCTCAGGGGTTTCCTGGAGCAGAACCGCAGCCGCCATCAGCATTCCCGACTGACAGTAACCACAGCTCGGCACCTGATGCTCGATCCACGCCTGTTGCAGCGGGTGCTTCCGGTCGGAGGAAAGGCCCTCGATGGTCAGGACGCGCGCGCCCTCGATGGTGCCGATGGGCGTCTGGCAGGCGCGGGTGGCCACACCCTCCACCTGCACGGTGCAGGCGCCGCACAGCCCCGCGCCGCAACCGTATTTCGTGCCGGTCAGATTGGCGACATCGCGCAGCACCCAGAGAAGCGGCATCTCCGGGTCGACATCAAATTCGGTCAAGCGTCCGTTGAGGACGATCTTGGGCATGGGCACCTCGTTCATTCGATGCTTCTTAAAAGCATATTCATGGCGTGGGCGAAAGGCGCAGCGGCACGAAGCGCAACTTCATGTCCGCACGGCCCCGAGGCCGCAATGCCGGCGCGGGGACCGGTGCGATAAATGAGGCGCAGCCTTGCGGGCCGCGCGGCGCTTCATGGCCGGAACAAGGGGCGGAAGGCAGGGCGCGGACCCGGTTCGCCGGGCTGTTGCGCGGGGCGCGGGATTTCCAACGATATCCCGAATTTACAGAATTAGCTTTGATTTCCGTCAATGCGTCACCTTGGCCGCTTGTCGGGACAGGATCTCCCCCTATAACGCGGGCGATTATGGCCGCCTTCTTGGCGGTGAGTAATGGCGGGGTCACCATGAGAAAGATCACAAGCACGGTGCAGATGCTGGCCGCGGGGGCAGCAGTGACTTGGAGCGCCGGTGCCCAGGCTACGGAGAGCGTGGCGGGCCAGCCGGTTCCTGAAGCTCTTGGGCTGCAGGCGCCGGTCACTGAAATCGGCGAATTCGGCAACTGGATGTACAACGACTGGCTGTTCCCGATCATCGCGGCCATCACGGTTTTCGTGACGGTACTCTTGGTCTGGGTCATGGTCCGTTATCGCGCCAGCGCCAATCCGGAGCCGTCCAAGACCTCGCACAACACCTTGATCGAAGTGATCTGGACGGTCGTGCCGGTGCTTATCCTGGTGGCGATCGCGATTCCGTCGTTCAAGCTGCTGTATTCGGAATATACCCCGCCCAAGGCGGACCTGACCATCAAGGTCACCGGGCACCAGTGGTACTGGTCCTATGAATACCCGGACCATGACGGCCTTTCGTTCGACTCCATCATGCTGACGGACGAAGACGCCGCGAAGGCCAATCTTCCGCGTCTGCTGGCGACCGACAACCGCGTGGTGGTTCCGGTCGGCAAGACCGTGAAGCTGCTGCTGACGTCGACCGACGTGATCCACTCGTGGACCATCCCGTCCTTCTTCGTGAAGATGGATGCCGTTCCGGGCCGGATCAACGAAACCTGGTTCAAGGCGGAAAAGCCCGGCATCTATTACGGCCAGTGCTCCGAGCTGTGCGGTATCCGCCACGGCTTCATGCCGATCATGGTCGAAGTGGTGTCCGAAGAGCAGTTCGCGGCCTGGCTTGAGGAAGCCAAGGCCCAGTTCGCCTCTGCCTCGGCGTCGACGCAGTTCGCTTCAGCCGACCTGACCGTGCGGCAGTAAGTTCGAGATACGGAGTACAAGATGGCAAACGCCACAGCACACGCTCACGACGAGCACGCGCACGACCTGCCGACGGGCTGGCGTCGCTGGCTGATGTCCACCAACCACAAGGACATCGGCATTCTCTATCTGATCTTCGCCATCGTCGCCGGTATCATCGGCGGCGGCCTTTCGGGCATCATGCGCGAAGAGCTGATGCAGCCGGGCATGCAGGTCCTCACCGGCATGACGGGCGGCGATCTCGATAGCGCCTACCAGATGTGGAACATGGTCATCTCCGCCCACGGCGTGGTCATGATCTTCTTCATGGTGATGCCGGCGCTGATCGGCGGCTTCGGCAACTACTTCGTTCCGATCATGATCGGCGCGCCGGACATGGCGTTCCCGCGCCTCAACAACATCTCGTTCTGGCTGCTGCCGCCCTCGCTGATCCTGGCGCTGTGCTCCATGTTCGTCGAAGGCCCGGCCGGCCAGCACGGCTTCGGCGGCGGCTGGACGGCCTATCCGCCGCTCTCGACCGCAGGCCACCCCGGCCCGGCGACGGACTTCATCATCCTGTCGCTCCACCTGTCGGGCGCCTCGTCGATCCTGGGCGCGATCAACTTCATCACCACCATCTTCAACATGCGCGCGCCGGGCATGACGCTGCACAAGATGCCGCTGTTCGCCTGGGGTATGCTGGTCACGGCCTTCCTGCTGCTGATTTCGCTGCCGGTTCTGGCGGGCGGCATCACCATGCTGCTGACCGACCGCAACTTCGGCACCACCTTCTTCGATCCGGCCGGCGGCGGTGACCCGGTTCTGTACCAGCACCTGTTCTGGTTCTTCGGCCACCCCGAAGTGTACATCATGATTCTGCCGGCCTTCGGCATTGTCAGCCACATCGTCTCGACCTTCTCGAAGAAGCCGGTGTTCGGCTACCTCGGCATGGCCTACGCCATGGTCGCCATCGGCGTCGTCGGCTTCGTCGTGTGGGCGCACCACATGTACACCGCCGGTCTCTCGGTGGACACCAAGGCCTACTTCACCGCCGCGACCATGATTATCGCGGTGCCCACGGGCGTGAAGATCTTCTCCTGGATCGCCACCATGTGGGGCGGCTCGATCAAGTTCGAGCTTCCGATGCTGTGGGCGATCGCCTTCATCTTCCTGTTCACGGTTGGCGGCGTGACCGGCGTGGTGCTCTCCAACGCGGGCATCGACCTGGCCATGCACGACACCTACTATGTGGTGGCACACTTCCACTACGTGCTGTCGCTGGGCGCCGTGTTCGCCATCTTCGCCGGCTGGTACTACTGGATCGGCAAGATCAGCGGTCGCCAGTACAGCAACATCCTCGGCCACCTGCACTTCTGGCTGATGTTCATTGGCGTCAACCTGATCTTCTTCCCCCAGCACTTCCTGGGCCTGAACGGTATGCCGCGGCGTATCCCTGATTACCCGGATGCCTTCGAGCACTGGAACATGGTGTCCAGCTGGGGTTACCGGATCACGATTCTCGGCATGGTGTTCTTCTTCCTGAACGTCATCTACACGCTGGCCGCCGGCCGCCGCGTTGGTGACAACCAGTGGGGCGAAGGCGCGACGACGCTGGAGTGGACCCTGTCCTCGCCGCCGCCGTTCCACCAGTTCGAGACCCTGCCGAAGATCAAGTAAGCAGGTCTGGAAAAGGGAACTTGAGACGGTGAACAAGTCCGTCACCTCGACCACCATGACGGCCTCGGCGCACGGCGCCGAGGCCGACTGGCTGGGCTTCGCCCAAAGCGGGCAGCTGGCCACGTGGCGGGATTATTTCGAGTTGCTTAAGCCGCGGGTCGTCAGCCTGGTGGTCTTCACCGGCATCTGCGGCCTGATGATCGCGCCGGGGTCGATCAACCCGATCCTGGCGGCAATTGCCATCCTGTGCATCGCCGTTGGCGCGGGCGCGGCTGGCGCGTTCAATATGTGGTACGAAGCGGACACCGACGCCCTGATGCGCCGGACCGCCAACCGGCCGATCCCGGCCGGGCGGATCGCCAAGCCCGAGGCGCTGGCCTTTGCCGTCACGCTGGCGGGCGCATCCGTGGTCCTGATGGGGCTGGCCACCAACTGGGTGGCGGCAGGCCTGCTGCTGGCCTCGATTCTCTATTACACCCACATCTATACGGTGTGGCTGAAGCGGCGCACGCCGCAGAACATCGTCATCGGCGGCGGCGCGGGCGCCTTTCCGCCGGTCATCGGCTGGGCCGCGGTGACGGGCGACGTCACCCTGCTGCCGGCCCTGCTGTTCGCCATCATTTTCCTGTGGACGCCCCCGCACTTCTGGGCCCTGTCGCTGTTCGTGAAGGGCGACTACGAGCGGGCGGGCATCCCCATGCTGCCGGTGGTTGCGGGAGAACGCGCCACCCGGCTGCAAATCTGGCTCTACACCTGGGCCCTGGTGGCTGCCGCCATCGCCCCCTGGCCGCTTGGCCTTACCGGGGCGACCTATGGCCTTGTCTCCACCGCGCTCGGCGTGCTGTTCCTTGTCGGCGCGTTCCGCGTGTGGCGCGGCGAGGACATGAAGGCTCCCAAGCACCTGTTCGCCTATTCGGTGCTGTATCTCTTCGTGCTGTTCGGCACGCTGGTTGCCGACCATTACCTCGGGAGGAGCTTGTGAGCGATCAGCCCAATCCGAAGAAGAACCTGCGCGGCCGTAACATCGCGCTCGGCCTGGCGCTGTTCGCCTTCGTCGTCATCGTCTACCTGATGTCGATCGCCCGGATGGGAGGCGGATCGTGAGCGAGCAGCAAAACATCAGCCGCAGCAATCGGCGCGTGGCGCTGGTTGCAATCGGCATTGTCGTGGGCATGACGGGCCTGGCCTATGCCGCCGTCCCGCTTTATCGCGTATTCTGCCAGGTTACCGGCTTTGGCGGCACCACCCAGCGGGCGGAGGCTTCCACCGGCGCGGTCGAGGGCACCTCGATCACCGTGCGGTTCGACGGCAACGTCAGCCAGGGGATGCCGTGGAAGTTCCATCCCGAGCAGACCACCCAGACGCTGGAGGTCGGCGAGCAGAAGATGGCCTATTACAAGGCCGTCAACACCAGCGACCAGACGGTGGTGGGCTCGGCGGTCTTCAACGTGACGCCGGACATCGCCGGGCAGTATTTCAACAAGATCGAATGCTTCTGCTTCACGGAGCAGACGCTGAAGCCTGGCGAGAGCGTCGACATGCCGGTGGTCTATTTCATCGACCCGGCGATCCTCGACGATCCGCAGGCGAGCAAGATCAGCGAAATCACGCTGAGCTACACATTCTACAAGGTAAACAAACCGGCCGAGGCTCCGAAGCAAGCGACTGCGGCAGCCGCTTCGGCCGTTGGGGCGACAAGAATCTAGAAAAGGACCGTTCGTGATGGCGGCTGCTAAACAACACGATTATCACATTATTGACCCGAGCCCGTGGCCGATTATCGCCTCGTTCTCTGCCTTCGCAGCAGCGGTCGGCGGTATTTCGTGGATGCGTGACGCGGCATGGGGTCCGTGGGTGTTCGGCCTGGGGCTGGCCGGCATTCTCTACGTGATGTACGCCTGGTGGGCGGACGTGGTGCACGAGGCCGAAACCGGCCATCACACCCCCGTTGTGCAGCTGCACCACCGCTACGGCATGATCCTGTTCATCGCCTCCGAGGTGATGTTCTTCGTCGCCTGGTTCTGGGCCTACTTCAACTTCTCCCTGTTCCCGCAGGGGTATGATGCCATCTCCACCGCGACCGGTGGCGTGTGGCCGCCGAAGGACATCCAGGTCCTTGATCCGTTCATGTTCCCGCTGCTGAACACGCTGATCCTGCTGCTGTCCGGCACCACCGTGACCTGGGCTCACCACGCCCTGATCCACGGCGATCGCCAGGGCCTGAAGAACGGCCTGATCTGCACGGTCATCCTGGGCGCGATCTTCTCCTGCATCCAGGTCTTCGAATACGCGCACGCCGCGTTCGCCTTCGCGGGCCACGTCTATGGCGGCACCTTCTACATGGCGACCGGCTTCCACGGCTTCCACGTGTTCGTCGGCACGATCTTCCTGGTCGTCTGCCTCATCCGCGCCGCCAAGGGCCAGTTCACCCAGAAGCAGCACTTCGGCTTCGAAGCCGCCGCCTGGTACTGGCACTTCGTCGACGTGGTGTGGCTGTTCCTGTTCCTGGCCATCTACATCTGGGGCAGCGACTTCGGCGCCGCCGTGGTGGCTGGCCACTAAGACCGAACTGCTCGCTTGTCACAAAGACAACGCCCCGGCCTCGTGTCCGGGGCGTTGTCTTTTGGAGCTAAAAGAATGCCGCGTATCGTCCCCGTTCTGCCGACCTTGACCGTCGCCGTGCTGCTGACGGTACTGTGCAGCCTCGGTTTCTGGCAGCTCGACCGGATGCGCCAGAAAGAGGCCATGCTGGCGCGCTATCATGCCAACAGCCTTGCGGCACCTGCGCCGCTGCCCCGGCAGATCGCCGATCCGCAAAGCTATGCCTTTCGCGCCGTGCAGCTCGACTGCGCCTTCGAGGGACCGGCCCACCTGTCGCCCGGCAGCAGCCCGAACGGACGGGCCGGCCAGCATGTCTACGCCCTTTGCCGGGAAGAGGGCCGCGCTGCGCGGGTGGTCGTTGACCTCGGCTGGGTGCCGTTCCAGGCGGACGTGCCCTTGATTGCCGGGCTGCGCGCCCGCATTGAGGGCATCGCCCGGCCATGGACCGAGCACACCTTCGTCGAGACGCTCAGCGGGTCGGCGCGGGTGTCCCCGCAGACCTTCCAGAGCGGTGGCGAGGCCGACAGCCCGATCGCGCCGGTGTTCGTGCAGGCAAGGACGATTGCCCCGCTTGAAGGGGCGAGCCTGCCGGGCATCCAGCCCAGCCCGTTGCAGGTGGAGGCGATCCCCAACAACCACCGATCCTACGCCATCCAGTGGTTCGCCTTCGCAACAATCTTGCTAATTATTTACGGCGTTTATTTGGCCCGCTGGCGCAGGTTGCAGGCAGCAGGTGCCAACGATACAGTCCGCCGCTCATAGAATCGCGATTCGGTGACAGTAACGTGAAATACAAAAGCACGCGGGGCAGCGCTCCAGTTCTGAACTTTAAAGACGTGACCCTGGCGGGCCTCGCGCGCGATGGCGGTCTCTACGTCCCCGAATCCATTCCCCAGTTCTCGGCGGACGACATCCGCGCCATGGCCGGCCTCTCCTATGTGGAGACGGCGGTGCGGGTGCTGATGCCCTACCTCGGCGACGTCATCAACGAGGCCGACCTGCGCGGGCTTTTGACCGAAGCCTACGGCCAGTTCGACCACGCCGCCGTTGCCCCGCTCAAGCAGCTGGACTCACGCCATTGGATCCTGGAGCTGTTCCACGGGCCGACGCTCGCCTTCAAGGACTTCGCCCTTCAGGTGCTTGGCCTGCTGTTCGAGCGCTTCCTCGCCGAAGACAAGCAGCACATGACCGTGGTCGGCGCAACATCGGGCGATACGGGCTCCGCCGCCATCCACGCACTGGCGGGCCGCGATAACGTTGACATCTTCATGCTGCATCCGCTGGGCCGGGTGTCCGACGTGCAGCGCCGCCAGATGACGACCGTCATGGCGCACAACGTCCACAACATCGCCATCGAGGGCACGTTCGACGACTGCCAGGCGTTGGTCAAGGCGATGTTCAACGACCAGCCGTTCCGCGACCGTTTCCGCCTGTCCGCCGTCAATTCCATCAACTGGACGCGGCTCCTGGTGCAGGTGGTCTACTACTTCTACGCCGGCGTGCGCCTCGGCGCGCCCGACCGGAAGGTGGTGTTCTCCGTGCCCACCGGCAACTTCGGCGACGTGTTCGCCGGATACATCGCGGCCCAGATGGGCCTGCCGATCGAGCAGCTCATCGTCGCCACCAACGTGAACGACATTCTGCACCGCGCGCTGAGCGAGGGCGACTATTCGGTGGGCACGGTGCAGCCCACCTGCTCGCCCTCCATGGACATTCAGGTATCCTCCAACTTCGAGCGGCTGCTGTTCGACCTGCACGACCGGGACGGCGCGGCGCTGAAGGCCACCATGGAGGGCTTCGAGAAGACCCGCCGCATGGAGCTGACGCCGGAGCAGCGCCAGCGGGCAGCCGCGCTGTTCACCTCCTTCCGCGCGGATGAGGACGAGACCGCCTACACCCTGCGTCAGGTGTGGGCGGACAGCGGCCTGCTGCTCGACCCGCACACGGCAGTCGGCGTGGCCGCCGCCTGGGCCAAGGCGCCCGAGGGCAGCGCGCCTGTCGTCACCCTTTCGACCGCCCATCCGGCCAAGTTCCGCGATGCCGTCGAGCGGGCCACCGGCCAGCGCCCGGTGATGCCGGCGCGCGCGCAAGGGCTGTTCGACCGCGAGGAGCGGTACGACGTTCTGCCGAACTCCCTGGAGGCGATCGAATCCTTCATCGCTGAACGGATCAAGGAATGACCCTCACCGTATCCAGGCTTGCCAACGGGTTGCGTGTTGCCAGTTTGGACATGCCGGGGCTGGAAACGGCCGCGGTCGGCCTTTACGTCGATACGGGCAGCCGGTTCGAGCCGGCGCCCGCGCACGGCGTTGCCCACATGCTGGAACACATGGTGTTCAAGGGCACCCGCCGCCGCTCAGCCCGGCAGATCGCCGAGGAGATCGAGGCGGTGGGCGGGCACCTCAACGCCTACACCAGCCGGGACCAGACCACCTTCTACGCCCGCATCCTCGCCGAGGACATGCCGCTGGGGCTGGACCTCGTGGCCGACCTCATCACCGAGCCCGTGCTCGACGCGCAGGAAATGAACCGGGAGCGGGAGGTGGTGCTGCAGGAGCTGTCCCAGGCGCGGGACACGCCCGACGACATCATCTTCGATGACCTGCAGGAAGCCGCCTTCGCGGGCCAGCCGCTGGGCCGCTCGATCCTGGGCACGGAGGAGACCATTCAGTCCCTCCAGCCGGAGGATGTGCGGACCTGGCTCGATGAGCACTATCGCGCCGAGTCCATGGTGCTGGCCGCCGCCGGCAAGGTGGACCACGACACCATCGTGCGCCTGGCCGAGGAGCGGCTGGGCGGCCTGCCGTCCGGCAAGCGCCCCGAGGGCTTTGCTGCCCATTACACCGGCGGCGAGGCCCGCACCTCCAAACCGCTGGAGCAGACCCACGTGACGCTGGGCCTGCCGGGCGTCAGCTACGCGGACCCGGACTATTACCCGCTGCTCATCTTTGCCACCGCGCTGGGCGGGGGCATGTCCTCCCGCCTGTTCCAGGCGGTGCGGGAAGAGCGGGGGCTGGCCTATTCCATCTATTCCTACGCCTCCAACTACGCCGAGACCGGCCTCACGACCATCTACATGGCGACCGGGCCGGAGGCGGCGGGCGACGCGGTCTCCCTGACGCTGGAAACCCTGCTGCGCTCGCTCGACGGCATGAGCGAGGAGGAGCTGCACCGGGCGCGGGCGCAGCTGAAGGCCAGCGTGTTCATGGGGCTGGAGAGCTGCTCGGGCCTCTCCGAGCAGATCGGCCGCCAGCTGCTGCTGTTCGACCGGGTGATCCCCACCAAGGAAATCATCGAGCGCATCGAATCGGCAACCGCCGAGGACGTGCGCCGGGCGGCCCAGCGCATGATCGAGGCGGGGCCCCTGTCGCTGGCAACGGTTGGCCCCTCGCGCATCGTGCCGAGCCTCAACAAACTCCAGGCCTACCTGTCATGACGCCCCCTGCTGCAAACATCGACCCCAAGCTTGAGTTGCTGATTACCGAGCCGTGGGCGGATTTCGAGCTGCTGGACAGCGGCAACGGCCGCAAGCTGGAACGCTACGGCAAGTACCGCTTCATCCGGCCCGAGCCGCAGGCGCTGTGGCAACCGGCGTTGCCCAACTGGGACGCCGACGCCGAGTTCGTGCCCGGCAGCACCGAAGACACCGGCAAGTGGCAGTTCGCGCGCCAGGTGCCCGACGCCTGGCCGCTGGCGCGCGGGGACATCCGCTTCTGGGGCTCCTGCACGCCGTTCCGCCACCTCGCGTTCTTTCC from Pedomonas mirosovicensis includes these protein-coding regions:
- a CDS encoding cytochrome c oxidase subunit 3 gives rise to the protein MAAAKQHDYHIIDPSPWPIIASFSAFAAAVGGISWMRDAAWGPWVFGLGLAGILYVMYAWWADVVHEAETGHHTPVVQLHHRYGMILFIASEVMFFVAWFWAYFNFSLFPQGYDAISTATGGVWPPKDIQVLDPFMFPLLNTLILLLSGTTVTWAHHALIHGDRQGLKNGLICTVILGAIFSCIQVFEYAHAAFAFAGHVYGGTFYMATGFHGFHVFVGTIFLVVCLIRAAKGQFTQKQHFGFEAAAWYWHFVDVVWLFLFLAIYIWGSDFGAAVVAGH
- a CDS encoding SURF1 family protein, with amino-acid sequence MPRIVPVLPTLTVAVLLTVLCSLGFWQLDRMRQKEAMLARYHANSLAAPAPLPRQIADPQSYAFRAVQLDCAFEGPAHLSPGSSPNGRAGQHVYALCREEGRAARVVVDLGWVPFQADVPLIAGLRARIEGIARPWTEHTFVETLSGSARVSPQTFQSGGEADSPIAPVFVQARTIAPLEGASLPGIQPSPLQVEAIPNNHRSYAIQWFAFATILLIIYGVYLARWRRLQAAGANDTVRRS
- the thrC gene encoding threonine synthase; the encoded protein is MKYKSTRGSAPVLNFKDVTLAGLARDGGLYVPESIPQFSADDIRAMAGLSYVETAVRVLMPYLGDVINEADLRGLLTEAYGQFDHAAVAPLKQLDSRHWILELFHGPTLAFKDFALQVLGLLFERFLAEDKQHMTVVGATSGDTGSAAIHALAGRDNVDIFMLHPLGRVSDVQRRQMTTVMAHNVHNIAIEGTFDDCQALVKAMFNDQPFRDRFRLSAVNSINWTRLLVQVVYYFYAGVRLGAPDRKVVFSVPTGNFGDVFAGYIAAQMGLPIEQLIVATNVNDILHRALSEGDYSVGTVQPTCSPSMDIQVSSNFERLLFDLHDRDGAALKATMEGFEKTRRMELTPEQRQRAAALFTSFRADEDETAYTLRQVWADSGLLLDPHTAVGVAAAWAKAPEGSAPVVTLSTAHPAKFRDAVERATGQRPVMPARAQGLFDREERYDVLPNSLEAIESFIAERIKE
- a CDS encoding M16 family metallopeptidase; the encoded protein is MTLTVSRLANGLRVASLDMPGLETAAVGLYVDTGSRFEPAPAHGVAHMLEHMVFKGTRRRSARQIAEEIEAVGGHLNAYTSRDQTTFYARILAEDMPLGLDLVADLITEPVLDAQEMNREREVVLQELSQARDTPDDIIFDDLQEAAFAGQPLGRSILGTEETIQSLQPEDVRTWLDEHYRAESMVLAAAGKVDHDTIVRLAEERLGGLPSGKRPEGFAAHYTGGEARTSKPLEQTHVTLGLPGVSYADPDYYPLLIFATALGGGMSSRLFQAVREERGLAYSIYSYASNYAETGLTTIYMATGPEAAGDAVSLTLETLLRSLDGMSEEELHRARAQLKASVFMGLESCSGLSEQIGRQLLLFDRVIPTKEIIERIESATAEDVRRAAQRMIEAGPLSLATVGPSRIVPSLNKLQAYLS